The proteins below are encoded in one region of Coffea arabica cultivar ET-39 chromosome 4c, Coffea Arabica ET-39 HiFi, whole genome shotgun sequence:
- the LOC113739124 gene encoding uncharacterized protein, producing MKLIRQKIQTAQSRQKSYVDNRRKNLEFVVGDQVFLKITPLKVSLMAGKGKKLQPRFVGSYKIIQRVGNVAYKLKLLPSWFRIHNVFHVSMFKKYHPDPSHVLQPENIKIDEALTYEEKPVKLLDRKVKELRNKRIPLVKVL from the coding sequence ATGAAGTTGATACGCCAAAAGATTCAGACAGCTCAGAGCCGTCAAAAGAGCTATGTAGATAATCGAAGGAAGAATTTAGAATTTGTAGTTGGAGATCAAGTTTTCCTTAAGATCACTCCTCTAAAAGTGAGTTTGATggcaggaaaaggaaagaagttgcAACCTAGATTTGTAGGatcttataagattattcaacgTGTGGGAAATGTGGCTTACAAGTTGAAACTGCTACCAAGTTGGTTTCGAATTCATAATGTTTTCCATGTGTCTATGTtcaagaagtatcatccagatccCTCCCATGTACTGCAACCAGAAAATATTAAGATCGACGAGGCATTGACTTATGAGGAAAAACCAGTGAAGCTTCTAGATCGTAAAGTGAAGGAACTAAGGAATAAGCGAATCCCTCTAGTAAAAGTTCTATGA